One segment of Streptomyces sp. NA02950 DNA contains the following:
- a CDS encoding nitronate monooxygenase family protein — MTPIDHLKDRLSLPVLASPMFIISTPELVIAQCLGGIIGSFPALNARPKEDLEGWLTRIETALAEAKAAEPARTIAPYAVNQIVHQSNDRLEHDMEVCVRHQVPIIITSLSTPGEVVGRVHGYGGMVFHDVTTIRHAEKALEAGVDGLILVCAGAGGHAGNLSPFALVGEVRRFYDGPLILSGAITTGASVLAAEAMGADLAYMGTRFIATTEARAADAYKSMIVSSHASDIVHTPFFTGVHGNYLKPSITAAGLDPDHLGDAGEERIAFASSTHVKPWKDIWGAGQGVGQIDAVQPTAEVIASLRAEYARARRRLAVTDAVVEADA, encoded by the coding sequence ATGACACCCATCGACCATCTGAAGGACCGGTTGTCCTTGCCGGTGCTCGCATCACCGATGTTCATCATCTCCACCCCCGAATTGGTCATCGCTCAGTGCCTCGGCGGGATCATCGGGTCCTTCCCCGCGCTCAACGCCCGGCCGAAGGAAGACCTCGAGGGGTGGCTCACACGCATCGAAACGGCTCTCGCCGAGGCGAAGGCGGCCGAACCGGCACGCACGATCGCCCCGTACGCGGTCAACCAGATCGTGCACCAGAGCAACGACCGCCTCGAACACGATATGGAGGTCTGTGTCCGGCACCAGGTGCCGATCATCATCACCTCGCTGAGCACACCCGGCGAGGTGGTCGGCCGCGTTCACGGATACGGAGGAATGGTCTTCCACGACGTCACCACCATCCGGCACGCCGAGAAGGCCCTCGAGGCCGGAGTGGACGGGCTGATCCTCGTCTGCGCGGGGGCCGGCGGCCACGCCGGCAACCTGAGCCCGTTCGCGCTGGTCGGCGAGGTGCGCCGGTTCTATGACGGCCCCCTCATCCTGTCCGGAGCGATCACCACCGGCGCGTCTGTTCTCGCCGCGGAGGCGATGGGCGCCGACCTTGCCTACATGGGCACCCGGTTCATCGCCACCACCGAGGCCAGGGCGGCGGACGCGTACAAGTCGATGATCGTGAGTTCTCATGCCTCCGACATCGTCCACACACCGTTCTTCACCGGAGTCCACGGCAACTATCTGAAGCCGAGCATCACCGCCGCCGGCCTTGATCCGGATCATCTGGGAGATGCGGGTGAGGAACGGATAGCGTTCGCGTCGTCCACCCATGTGAAACCGTGGAAGGACATCTGGGGCGCGGGACAGGGCGTGGGACAGATCGATGCGGTCCAACCGACGGCGGAGGTGATCGCTTCCCTCAGGGCGGAGTACGCGCGGGCCCGGCGCCGCCTGGCGGTGACCGACGCGGTAGTGGAGGCGGACGCATGA